In Rhododendron vialii isolate Sample 1 chromosome 9a, ASM3025357v1, the following are encoded in one genomic region:
- the LOC131300577 gene encoding uncharacterized protein LOC131300577, translated as MQKMPLLYPQFLLKQRKREKGKMALVAEPRVRKRSLKAISTGLVQNASKNIISERPKSKATYVRILAPIEEPQYEKLADLFSVKQSKKAKRTKIVDAFVEEEEDTSKSSKVQKASLSTGKDDTTDKEIELFEFGDTTASNPSLQSIEESVCTPSNQVPINACLGRDNVLLELVHEMPIASESNQVPNSIGLDQNSTLLALLSQVDKVTNMGIAPQMPNQEDIGRGLNLYFFVSLW; from the exons ATGCAAAAGATGCCACTCCTTTATCCTCAGTTCCTATTGaagcaaagaaaaagagaaaagggaaagatGGCCCTGGTAGCGGAACCAAGGGTAAGGAAAAGATCTTTGAAAGCCATTTCGACTGGCTTAGTTCAAAATGCTTCCAAGAACATTATTTCAGAGAGGCCTAAAAGTAAGGCTACATATGTCAGGATTTTAGCTCCTATAGAGGAACCTCAATATGAGAAATTGGCTGACTTGTTTAGCGTGAAGCAATCTAAA aaagcaaagagaacaaagaTTGTTGATGCTtttgtagaagaagaagaagatacctCGAAGTCTTCAAAAGTTCAGAAGGCCTCCTTGTCAACAGGGAAGGATGACACCACAGATAAGGAAATTGAACTCTTTGAATTTGGAGATACAACTGCTTCTAATCCTTCCCTTCAAAGCATTGAGGAATCTGTTTGCACTCCAAGTAACCAAGTGCCTATTAATGCATGCCTTGGACGAGACAATGTTCTACTAGAATTGGTACATGAAATGCCAATTGCATCAGAGAGCAATCAAGTGCCTAATTCAATAGGCCTTGATCAAAACAGTACTCTGCTGGCACTATTATCCCAAGTCGACAAAGTCACTAATATGGGTATTGCACCTCAGATGCCTAACCAAGAAGACATAGGCAGAGGTCtaaatctatatttttttgtgagtttatggtaa